The Ancylothrix sp. D3o genome has a window encoding:
- a CDS encoding Ycf66 family protein, with product MLSNILAVLVGVGSFLLYMAAFFFPEVHRKGDFFWSGIGMFYALVLWFCAGRMTGAVLLGQTATVAFMGWFAWQTLLLRREVTPAGQRTEVSDTVVAKSGGFGLFKAKPKDKPVAVAASGAQVVTVETSAPQKVVTKSGGFGLFKGKAKDKPAAVAASGAPGVESLPSLEDILVPQKPETVSPATVIQVEEVPVSVEASQLSAEEILANIEQAPLPVEVTPVEATGVTPLSTVSTGKTPVPLVEDDDFGLDDVELKPAPVRKVEAKKEPVVGKKKEKNEKKEKNEKAAKAAGGLGAIFAPLMGLFAKKKDKKAVEAKPAPVVKAEETASALVKVEDTASAVVKVEETPSAVVKVDETPSAVVKVEDTPVVAEMMPEMDAVVEDVVGDVTPEVLTDSSVMESVTVEFEPVVEPTGEEAVPELVRPNEPSAELVEAAQPVSEEVPLADVAVEEIAPEVDLAPPAEAPVEASVEVPVEVEAEPAVALPVEPLAEAEPVVSQESEGGFAELLSRKREDMARVEVPKRSAQASSAKGGAGDVKDDDDDF from the coding sequence ATGCTTTCTAACATTTTGGCAGTATTGGTAGGTGTTGGTAGCTTTTTGCTTTATATGGCTGCTTTCTTTTTTCCAGAGGTTCACCGGAAGGGGGATTTTTTCTGGAGTGGGATAGGGATGTTTTATGCTTTGGTTTTATGGTTTTGTGCGGGCAGGATGACTGGTGCTGTGCTTTTGGGGCAAACGGCGACGGTGGCGTTTATGGGTTGGTTTGCTTGGCAAACTTTGCTGTTGAGACGGGAGGTGACACCGGCTGGTCAGCGGACGGAGGTTTCTGATACGGTGGTGGCAAAGTCGGGTGGTTTTGGGTTGTTTAAGGCTAAGCCAAAAGATAAGCCGGTGGCTGTGGCTGCTTCTGGGGCGCAGGTGGTGACGGTGGAGACTTCTGCGCCTCAAAAGGTGGTTACTAAGTCGGGTGGTTTTGGGTTGTTTAAGGGTAAGGCAAAGGATAAGCCGGCTGCTGTGGCTGCTTCTGGGGCGCCAGGGGTTGAGAGTTTGCCTTCTTTGGAGGATATTTTGGTGCCGCAAAAGCCGGAGACTGTTTCACCGGCTACGGTTATTCAGGTTGAGGAGGTGCCGGTTTCTGTGGAGGCTTCGCAGCTAAGTGCGGAAGAAATTCTGGCAAATATTGAACAAGCACCGCTACCTGTGGAAGTCACACCGGTTGAGGCGACAGGTGTGACTCCCCTCAGCACAGTCAGCACAGGCAAGACGCCGGTGCCACTGGTAGAGGATGATGATTTTGGGTTGGATGATGTGGAACTTAAACCGGCACCTGTAAGGAAGGTTGAGGCGAAAAAAGAGCCGGTTGTAGGAAAGAAAAAAGAGAAGAATGAGAAAAAAGAGAAGAATGAAAAAGCTGCAAAAGCTGCCGGTGGTTTGGGGGCGATTTTTGCTCCGCTGATGGGTTTGTTTGCTAAGAAGAAGGATAAGAAGGCGGTGGAAGCAAAGCCGGCGCCGGTTGTCAAGGCTGAAGAGACAGCGAGTGCTCTTGTGAAGGTGGAAGATACGGCTAGTGCTGTTGTGAAGGTGGAAGAGACGCCGAGTGCTGTTGTGAAGGTGGATGAAACGCCGAGTGCTGTTGTGAAGGTGGAAGATACGCCGGTGGTGGCTGAAATGATGCCAGAGATGGATGCGGTGGTTGAGGATGTGGTGGGAGATGTGACGCCGGAGGTGTTGACGGATAGTTCAGTGATGGAGTCGGTGACGGTGGAGTTTGAGCCGGTGGTGGAGCCAACGGGTGAGGAGGCTGTGCCGGAGTTGGTGCGTCCAAATGAGCCTTCTGCGGAGTTGGTGGAGGCGGCTCAGCCGGTGTCTGAGGAGGTGCCTTTGGCGGATGTTGCGGTGGAGGAGATAGCGCCGGAGGTTGATCTGGCTCCGCCGGCGGAGGCTCCTGTGGAGGCTTCTGTGGAGGTGCCGGTGGAGGTGGAAGCGGAGCCGGCGGTGGCTTTGCCGGTGGAACCTTTGGCGGAGGCTGAGCCGGTGGTTTCCCAGGAGTCTGAGGGTGGTTTTGCTGAGTTGTTGTCTCGCAAGCGTGAGGATATGGCGCGTGTTGAGGTGCCGAAACGTTCGGCTCAGGCAAGCTCTGCTAAAGGGGGTGCCGGTGATGTTAAGGATGATGATGATGATTTTTAA
- a CDS encoding WD40 repeat domain-containing serine/threonine-protein kinase, which produces MTFCTNPNCPSPQNTDKAKTCATCGSKLLIQGRYRPIKPISKKNTTYFAIDERKKVKPPCIIQEIYPSSTGPYTQEIFQNYQLLAPSPHLPKLLNHTTLENRHYFIFEYIEGTNLNQELLSTGTLTETELGQLLEQILPLLEQLHNQQLLHNNIKPQNIIRSNQPDKPYILVGFTGTLNTKTSDPIYSAPEQIQRQPIPASDLYSLGVTCLHLITGIHPLELLDSKEDNWEWQDYLRRELPKNLLIVLRSLVQRSQLGRYQLASQALQDLHPPTQNATPKNEQPEILQPKEWKCTHILKGHNNTIPSISLSPDEQTIASGSHDGTIKIWDAKNGKLIHSIEGNPYIHAVAFTPDGQTLISVGHQSCINLVNPQTGKYIKKLSQLEQDIESLAISPNGEIFATGENTGIIKLWDLKTGALYETLISPDCQPWHGVDALAFSSDGQFLVSSSEVWDLQRNKRLYNFTPEAIWAHSIAISPDCQSFAVTGDMDKTAKLLNVRTGQIIRKFKGHLKSLRALAFHPNGQIIASGSKDGRIKLWNIHTGQSIQTLSGHSKVVTNLIFCQDGKTLISASQDRKLKIWQCD; this is translated from the coding sequence ATGACCTTTTGCACAAATCCCAATTGCCCAAGCCCCCAAAACACCGACAAAGCCAAAACTTGCGCCACTTGCGGCTCAAAACTGCTCATCCAAGGACGTTACCGGCCCATCAAACCCATCAGCAAAAAAAACACCACATACTTCGCAATTGACGAACGCAAAAAAGTCAAACCCCCCTGCATCATCCAAGAAATCTACCCCTCATCAACCGGCCCCTACACCCAAGAAATCTTTCAAAACTATCAACTACTCGCCCCATCACCCCACCTCCCCAAACTCCTCAACCACACCACCCTAGAAAACCGGCATTACTTCATCTTTGAATACATCGAAGGAACCAACCTCAATCAAGAACTCCTCAGCACTGGAACCCTCACCGAAACCGAACTGGGGCAACTTCTCGAACAAATTTTACCCCTCCTCGAACAACTCCACAACCAACAACTCCTTCACAACAACATCAAACCCCAAAACATCATCCGCTCTAACCAACCCGACAAACCCTACATCCTAGTCGGATTCACCGGCACCCTCAACACCAAAACAAGCGACCCCATCTACAGCGCCCCCGAACAAATCCAAAGACAACCAATCCCCGCCAGCGACCTCTACAGCCTCGGCGTAACCTGCCTACACCTAATCACCGGCATACACCCCCTAGAACTCTTAGACAGCAAAGAAGATAACTGGGAATGGCAAGACTATCTCCGCCGTGAACTTCCCAAAAACCTCCTAATCGTACTGCGAAGCCTAGTACAAAGATCCCAACTGGGAAGATACCAACTAGCCAGCCAAGCCTTACAAGACCTGCATCCCCCAACTCAAAACGCCACCCCCAAAAACGAACAGCCAGAAATCCTTCAACCCAAAGAGTGGAAATGCACCCACATCCTCAAAGGGCACAACAACACCATCCCCAGCATCTCCCTAAGTCCAGACGAACAAACCATAGCCTCCGGTAGTCACGACGGCACCATCAAAATATGGGACGCCAAAAACGGCAAACTGATCCACAGCATCGAAGGAAATCCCTACATCCACGCCGTAGCCTTTACCCCAGACGGACAAACCCTAATTTCAGTCGGTCATCAATCCTGTATCAACCTAGTCAACCCCCAGACCGGTAAATATATCAAAAAACTCAGCCAACTCGAACAAGACATCGAATCCCTCGCCATCAGCCCAAACGGAGAAATCTTCGCCACTGGCGAAAACACCGGCATCATCAAACTTTGGGATCTCAAAACCGGCGCCCTCTACGAAACCCTAATCAGCCCCGACTGTCAACCCTGGCATGGCGTAGACGCCCTCGCCTTTAGTTCCGACGGCCAATTTCTTGTCAGCAGTTCAGAAGTGTGGGATCTCCAAAGAAACAAACGCCTCTACAACTTCACCCCAGAAGCAATCTGGGCACACTCCATAGCCATCAGCCCCGACTGTCAAAGCTTCGCCGTCACCGGCGACATGGACAAAACCGCCAAACTCCTCAACGTCAGAACCGGCCAAATTATCCGCAAATTCAAAGGCCACCTCAAATCCTTACGCGCCCTAGCCTTTCATCCCAACGGACAAATCATCGCCTCCGGCTCTAAAGACGGACGCATCAAACTGTGGAACATCCACACCGGCCAATCAATCCAAACCCTCTCCGGCCACTCCAAAGTCGTCACCAATCTAATTTTCTGCCAAGACGGCAAAACCCTAATCAGCGCCTCCCAAGATAGAAAACTCAAAATTTGGCAGTGTGACTAA
- the gndA gene encoding NADP-dependent phosphogluconate dehydrogenase: MTLQSFGVIGLAVMGENIALNVERNGFPISVYNRSPEKTDAFVSTRGQGKKVKGTYSLQEFVHSLERPRKMLIMVKAGAPVDAVIDQLKPYLQEGDIIIDGGNSLYDDTARRTRDLEAQGFRFIGMGVSGGEEGALNGPSLMPGGTKSSYEFLEPIFTKIAAQVDDGPCVTYMGPAGAGHYVKMVHNGIEYGDMQLIAEAYDLLKNTLGLDHNQLHEVFAEWNLTDELNSYLIEITADIFTQIDPDTNSPVVDLIMDAAGQKGTGRWTVQSALELGVCIPTIIAAVNARIMSSYKQERVAASQELTGPTGKYDGDTKTFINQIRDALYCSKICSYAQGMALLSAASTTYSYNLNLSEIARIWKGGCIIRAGFLNKIKDAFKENQILPNLLLAPEFKQTILDRQTAWREVISVAAKLGVPVPAFSASLDYFDSYRRATLPQNLTQAQRDYFGAHTYERIDKPGVFHTEWTEASKETLQTSTPQSQQAAGHLEKTVPVKG, encoded by the coding sequence ATGACGCTACAAAGCTTTGGTGTAATTGGTTTAGCAGTGATGGGTGAAAACATCGCTCTCAACGTCGAACGCAACGGTTTCCCCATCTCAGTGTATAACCGTAGCCCCGAAAAAACCGATGCCTTTGTCTCCACACGGGGACAAGGCAAAAAAGTCAAAGGGACTTATTCACTGCAAGAATTTGTCCACTCCCTCGAACGACCCCGCAAAATGCTAATCATGGTAAAAGCAGGGGCGCCGGTGGATGCAGTCATCGACCAACTGAAACCCTACCTCCAAGAAGGGGATATCATCATTGACGGTGGTAATTCGCTTTACGATGATACAGCCCGCCGCACCCGCGATTTAGAAGCCCAAGGATTTCGATTCATTGGCATGGGAGTTTCCGGCGGAGAAGAAGGAGCCCTCAATGGCCCCAGTTTAATGCCCGGTGGCACAAAAAGCTCCTACGAATTTCTCGAACCCATTTTTACAAAAATCGCCGCCCAAGTCGATGATGGGCCCTGTGTTACTTACATGGGCCCCGCTGGTGCCGGTCACTATGTAAAAATGGTGCATAACGGCATTGAATACGGCGATATGCAGTTAATTGCCGAAGCCTACGATTTGTTGAAAAATACCCTGGGACTCGACCACAATCAACTGCACGAAGTTTTTGCCGAATGGAATTTAACCGATGAATTAAATTCCTATTTAATTGAAATCACTGCTGATATTTTCACCCAGATCGACCCCGATACAAATTCACCAGTTGTTGATTTGATTATGGATGCAGCCGGCCAAAAAGGAACCGGCCGGTGGACAGTACAAAGCGCCCTAGAATTAGGCGTTTGCATCCCCACGATCATCGCCGCTGTCAATGCACGGATCATGTCATCATACAAACAAGAACGAGTGGCAGCCTCTCAGGAATTAACCGGCCCCACCGGCAAATATGACGGCGACACCAAGACCTTTATTAACCAAATTCGAGATGCACTTTATTGCTCAAAAATTTGCTCCTACGCGCAAGGAATGGCCTTATTAAGCGCAGCATCAACTACCTATTCCTACAACTTAAACCTCAGCGAAATAGCGCGAATTTGGAAAGGTGGTTGTATTATTCGGGCCGGCTTTTTGAATAAAATCAAAGACGCCTTCAAAGAAAACCAAATTTTGCCTAATTTGTTGTTGGCACCCGAATTTAAACAAACCATTCTCGACCGGCAAACAGCATGGCGAGAAGTTATCTCTGTCGCCGCAAAACTCGGTGTACCCGTCCCCGCCTTCAGCGCCAGCTTGGACTACTTCGACAGTTACCGTCGCGCCACTTTACCGCAAAACCTCACCCAAGCACAACGCGACTACTTTGGTGCCCACACCTACGAACGAATTGATAAACCTGGAGTCTTCCACACCGAATGGACGGAAGCTTCCAAAGAAACGCTGCAAACTTCAACCCCCCAAAGCCAACAAGCAGCCGGTCATCTCGAAAAAACCGTCCCTGTAAAGGGTTAA
- a CDS encoding HHL1-like protein → MATQRGFGKVQPAKKVSKNAGKRAEAGKKYENMKADGLPEFSVFVRVKDKKNWFPIGSLAVNRSTMINRAIFENEDDLLQGAFRLFPVLKKNQNNLEYGYRLKGADFADEPVQVAVKPAPGPGGFIQDAVDNIKSAFSGLLKKQG, encoded by the coding sequence ATGGCTACACAAAGGGGGTTCGGGAAGGTTCAGCCAGCAAAGAAGGTAAGTAAGAATGCTGGAAAGCGGGCTGAGGCCGGTAAGAAGTATGAGAATATGAAGGCGGATGGTTTGCCGGAGTTTAGTGTTTTTGTGCGGGTTAAGGATAAGAAGAATTGGTTTCCGATTGGTTCTTTGGCGGTGAATCGTTCTACTATGATTAATCGGGCTATTTTTGAGAATGAGGATGATTTGTTACAGGGTGCTTTTCGGTTGTTTCCGGTTTTGAAAAAGAATCAGAATAATTTGGAGTATGGTTATCGTTTAAAGGGTGCTGATTTTGCTGATGAGCCGGTTCAGGTTGCTGTTAAGCCGGCACCGGGGCCAGGAGGTTTTATTCAAGATGCTGTTGATAATATTAAGAGTGCTTTTTCGGGGCTTTTGAAGAAGCAAGGTTAA
- a CDS encoding class II aldolase/adducin family protein, with protein sequence MKYFLTPNKKPKMKLQIPTPPTFEKIEDERRHRCQRLAAAFRLFAYFGFDEGVAGHITARDPEFSDHFWVNPFGVYFGHIKVSDLILVNDKGEIIKGNRPINRAAFAIHSQVHSARPDVVAAAHAHSIYGKTWSTLGKLLDPLTQDSCSFYQDHALFDDYTGVVLETSEGKRIAETLAYKKAIILRNHGLLTVGQTVDEAAWWFITMERSCQVQLMAEAAGKPILIDHENAKLAASQVGTHSLGWFCFQSLYEMIIKKQPDCLE encoded by the coding sequence ATAAAATATTTTTTAACCCCAAACAAAAAACCTAAAATGAAACTCCAAATCCCCACCCCCCCAACCTTTGAAAAAATAGAAGACGAACGCCGACACCGTTGCCAACGTCTAGCAGCAGCATTTAGACTGTTTGCATATTTTGGATTTGATGAAGGAGTAGCAGGCCATATCACCGCCAGAGACCCCGAATTTAGCGATCATTTTTGGGTTAATCCTTTCGGAGTTTATTTCGGGCATATTAAAGTTTCAGACTTAATTTTAGTCAACGATAAAGGCGAAATCATCAAAGGAAACCGGCCTATAAACCGCGCCGCCTTTGCCATCCATTCCCAAGTTCACAGCGCCCGTCCTGATGTCGTAGCCGCCGCCCACGCCCATTCTATCTACGGAAAAACTTGGTCTACCTTGGGAAAATTGCTTGACCCGCTTACCCAAGATTCCTGTAGTTTCTATCAAGATCATGCTTTATTTGATGATTACACCGGCGTTGTTTTAGAAACCTCCGAAGGCAAACGCATTGCCGAAACTTTGGCATATAAAAAAGCAATTATTTTACGAAATCATGGTTTATTAACAGTCGGCCAAACCGTCGATGAGGCCGCGTGGTGGTTTATCACAATGGAGCGTTCTTGTCAAGTTCAATTAATGGCAGAAGCCGCAGGGAAACCGATTTTAATTGACCATGAAAATGCCAAATTAGCAGCAAGCCAAGTAGGAACCCATTCTCTAGGATGGTTTTGTTTTCAATCGCTTTACGAAATGATTATTAAAAAGCAGCCCGATTGTTTGGAGTAG
- a CDS encoding serine/threonine-protein kinase, with amino-acid sequence MSYCLNSSCQTPQNHPGAENCVNCGTKLLLKDRYRTIKVLGQSSFCRTFLAIDQDQPAHPHCVIKQYTQETTDSTPASSRVTGIFKLFYQTAKQLDELGKHPAIPKLWASFQQGDQYYLVKQYIEGENLAEELNEVGDSSVSETEIRTLLKQILPVLHFAHSRKIIHGDIKPENIISRQKDKKNILVDWGDSQLFAATGLYGSAEYSAPEQLHGQATASSDLYSLGLTCLYLLTQISPFDLFDVKAGEWAWRDYLKTPVSYSLGKILDKLVQRNPKQRYQSASEVISDLHSWMMPVPTTHHKTRLAAGALGGAVAAMLIALLHPRVPTPLPTTTYTIEPAQITTLPEYNTYSSNESWGEIQPLRTLAGDTGPFWSVAVSPDGQTVATGSFDGSIKLWNLHSGGMESLLAGHFGAVWAVAISPDGQTLASASSDKTIKLWNVRTGELLETLNGHTGSVFSVAFSPNGKILASVSEDKTIKLWDTRTGIEERTLKGHNDEVQTVAFSPDNKTLVSGSSDGTVKLWNAKNGKLQRTLKGHNDAIWSVGISPDGEYIASGSWDNTIKMWSLETGDLLNTFIGHSAQVQSVAFSPDGETLASGDMNGTIKLWQVGSGGLVGTLKGHSALVKLAFNPQGKMLVSGSFDDTVKLWRLCP; translated from the coding sequence ATGAGTTATTGTCTCAATTCCTCCTGCCAAACTCCGCAAAACCATCCGGGTGCGGAAAATTGCGTTAACTGCGGCACAAAGCTACTGCTCAAAGACCGTTACCGAACCATTAAAGTCTTAGGTCAGAGCAGCTTTTGCCGAACCTTTCTAGCCATTGATCAAGATCAACCGGCCCACCCCCACTGTGTCATCAAACAATATACACAAGAAACCACAGATAGCACTCCAGCATCCTCAAGAGTGACAGGGATTTTCAAACTGTTTTACCAAACCGCAAAACAACTCGACGAGCTTGGGAAACATCCTGCCATCCCCAAACTGTGGGCATCCTTTCAACAAGGAGACCAGTATTACTTAGTCAAACAATATATTGAAGGAGAAAATCTAGCCGAAGAACTAAACGAGGTAGGCGATAGCAGCGTAAGCGAAACAGAGATCCGAACCTTACTCAAACAAATCTTGCCGGTGCTGCATTTTGCCCACAGCCGCAAAATCATACACGGCGACATCAAACCCGAAAACATCATATCTCGACAAAAAGACAAGAAAAATATCTTAGTAGACTGGGGCGACAGCCAACTGTTTGCAGCCACCGGCCTATATGGCTCAGCCGAGTATAGCGCACCCGAACAACTGCATGGACAGGCAACCGCCAGCAGCGACCTCTACAGTTTAGGGCTAACCTGCTTGTACTTACTCACCCAAATTTCACCCTTTGACTTATTTGATGTCAAAGCCGGGGAATGGGCGTGGAGAGACTACCTAAAAACACCCGTAAGCTACTCCTTGGGTAAAATCCTAGATAAACTCGTACAACGCAACCCCAAACAAAGATATCAAAGCGCATCGGAAGTTATCAGCGACCTGCATTCATGGATGATGCCGGTGCCGACAACGCACCATAAAACCAGACTAGCAGCCGGTGCGCTGGGAGGGGCAGTAGCAGCCATGCTGATCGCCCTCTTACACCCCCGCGTCCCCACACCCCTGCCGACAACCACCTACACCATAGAACCGGCCCAAATCACAACCCTGCCAGAATATAACACCTACAGCAGCAACGAAAGCTGGGGAGAAATTCAACCACTTCGCACCTTAGCAGGAGACACCGGCCCATTTTGGTCAGTTGCAGTCAGCCCCGACGGGCAAACCGTAGCCACCGGCAGCTTTGATGGCAGCATCAAACTCTGGAACCTGCACAGCGGCGGAATGGAAAGTTTATTAGCCGGTCATTTTGGCGCAGTGTGGGCCGTTGCCATCAGCCCAGACGGACAAACCCTAGCATCGGCCAGTTCCGACAAAACCATCAAACTCTGGAACGTCAGAACCGGCGAACTGCTAGAAACTCTAAACGGCCATACCGGCTCAGTTTTCTCCGTTGCTTTTTCACCCAACGGCAAAATTCTCGCATCCGTCAGCGAAGACAAAACCATCAAACTCTGGGATACCCGCACCGGCATCGAAGAACGCACCCTCAAAGGGCACAACGATGAAGTGCAAACGGTAGCCTTTTCCCCCGATAACAAAACCCTTGTCAGCGGCAGTTCCGACGGCACTGTTAAACTCTGGAACGCCAAAAACGGCAAACTCCAGCGCACTCTCAAAGGACATAACGATGCCATTTGGTCTGTTGGCATCAGTCCAGACGGAGAATACATCGCCAGTGGAAGTTGGGACAACACGATTAAAATGTGGTCTTTGGAAACCGGCGACCTCTTAAACACTTTCATCGGCCATAGCGCTCAAGTCCAGTCGGTTGCCTTCAGCCCCGATGGAGAAACCCTCGCCTCTGGCGACATGAACGGCACGATCAAACTCTGGCAAGTTGGGTCAGGCGGTTTAGTCGGCACCCTCAAGGGACACTCTGCACTGGTTAAATTGGCATTCAACCCCCAAGGGAAAATGCTTGTCAGTGGCAGCTTTGATGACACCGTGAAGTTATGGCGTTTATGTCCGTGA
- a CDS encoding nucleotidyltransferase family protein: MKKEEVLAIVAAHKDELKAMGVKSLELFGSVARDEASSDSDVDFLVEFERPVSLFEVSAVHLFLEDTLGCSVDIGSRKYLKEHLRERVLKEAINAF; encoded by the coding sequence ATGAAAAAGGAGGAAGTTTTGGCAATTGTTGCAGCGCATAAGGATGAATTAAAGGCGATGGGGGTGAAGTCTTTAGAGTTGTTTGGTTCTGTGGCGCGAGATGAGGCGAGTTCTGATAGTGATGTGGATTTTTTGGTGGAATTTGAGAGACCAGTGAGTTTATTTGAAGTTAGCGCGGTGCATCTTTTTTTAGAGGATACTTTGGGGTGTTCTGTTGATATTGGAAGTCGGAAATATTTAAAAGAGCATCTGCGGGAACGAGTGCTTAAGGAGGCGATTAATGCCTTTTAG
- a CDS encoding ribbon-helix-helix domain-containing protein yields MLKVTITLEDELLKFVDEQAKGNRSAYINALLAAHRRSVLEAQMIAALKEDAEDSEYAVEIAGWDCVVGDGIDAAE; encoded by the coding sequence ATGCTTAAAGTCACAATTACGTTAGAAGATGAACTATTAAAGTTTGTGGATGAGCAGGCAAAAGGCAACCGCAGCGCTTATATTAATGCTCTTTTGGCGGCACACCGGCGCAGTGTTTTAGAAGCGCAAATGATTGCGGCATTAAAGGAAGATGCGGAAGATTCAGAATATGCTGTTGAAATTGCCGGTTGGGATTGTGTTGTGGGAGATGGAATTGATGCCGCAGAATAA
- a CDS encoding type II toxin-antitoxin system HicB family antitoxin codes for MRPKISSKIHWSEEDNCYLVHLPDFPSQRFHTHGETYEEALKNAQEVLELLIEEYQQDGKPLPQPKPISPIFQLA; via the coding sequence CTGCGACCGAAAATATCGAGCAAAATCCATTGGTCAGAAGAAGATAACTGTTACCTCGTACATTTACCAGACTTTCCCTCTCAACGGTTCCATACACACGGCGAAACCTACGAAGAAGCCTTAAAAAACGCTCAAGAAGTCTTAGAACTTTTAATCGAAGAATATCAACAAGATGGAAAACCTCTCCCTCAACCAAAACCGATTTCCCCAATTTTTCAACTTGCTTAA